From Nicotiana tabacum cultivar K326 chromosome 22, ASM71507v2, whole genome shotgun sequence, one genomic window encodes:
- the LOC107768396 gene encoding uncharacterized protein LOC107768396 — MEYRNKLVLAPMVRVGTLPFRLLAAQYGADITYGEEIIDHKIIKCERRVNDVLGTTDILEKGTDNVVFRTCPEERNQVVFQMGTSDAMRALKAAEIVCNDVAAVDINMGCPKSFSISGGMGAALLSKPELIHDILTTLRRNLDVPVTCKIRLLKSPQDTVELARRIERTGVSALAVHGRKVQDRPRDPAKWSEIADVAAALSIPVIANGDVFEYEDFQRIRDATGASSVMVARGAIWNASIFSSEGKIPREDVKIEYVRKSILWDNDIKSTKHTLKEMIMQYSSLGLPEGQAVIKSDTLADLAQLYGEEKYYEYVAEKRKSR, encoded by the exons ATGGAGTACAGAAACAAGCTTGTCTTGGCTCCAATGGTCCGAGTG GGTACATTGCCGTTTAGGCTGCTTGCTGCCCAATATGGTGCGGACATAACCTATGGAGAGGAGATTATTGATCATAAAATCATCAAATGTGAGCGGAGAGTTAATG ATGTCTTAGGGACAACTGACATATTGGAGAAGGGAACTGATAATGTTGTTTTCAGAACGTGCCCCGAGGAAAGAAATCAAGTTGTATTTCAGATGGGCACTTCTGATGCCATGAGAGCTCTCAAAGCTGCTGAAATAGT GTGTAATGATGTAGCAGCAGTGGACATAAACATGGGATGCCCCAAGTCATTCTCTATTAGTGGAGGCATGGGTGCTGCACTGTTGAGCAAACCAGAGCTCATTCATGAT ATTTTGACAACATTGAGGAGGAACTTGGATGTACCAGTAACGTGCAAGATTAGATTATTAAAATCTCCGCAGGATACAGTGGAATTGGCACGACGAATTGAGAGGACTGGTGTCTCTGCCCTTGCTGTCCATGGAAG GAAAGTTCAAGACAGGCCAAGAGATCCTGCAAAGTGGAGTGAGATTGCTGATGTTGCTGCCGCTCTCTCTATTCCAGTTATAGCAAATGGTGATGTTTTTGAATATGAGGATTTTCAACGTATTAGAGATGCAACAG GTGCTTCATCTGTGATGGTTGCAAGAGGCGCCATTTGGAATGCTTCTATATTCTCTTCCGAGGGGAAAATACCACGGGAAGATGTCAAAATAGAGTATGTCAGAAAG AGTATACTGTGGGATAATGATATCAAAAGCACAAAGCACACCCTGAAGGAAATGATAATGCAGTATTCTTCCCTTGGGCTCCCAGAGGGACAGGCGGTAATTAAATCGGATACCTTGGCTGATCTAGC GCAACTTTATGGTGAAGAAAAATACTACGAATATGTTGCAGAAAAACGGAAGAGTAGATGA
- the LOC107790740 gene encoding putative carbohydrate esterase At4g34215, whose amino-acid sequence MASTLENEAPSPQSIFILSGQSNMAGRGGVDKHKHWDGVVPNECSPDASRIFRLSADLHWEVAREPLHHDIDAKKTCGVGPGMSFANAVKDRVKAIGLVPCAVGGTAIKEWAQGEHLYENMVKRAIASVHQGLEIKALLWYQGESDTLSQHCAETYKANMEKLIHNVRADLHLPSLPIIQVAIASGDEKYIEKIREAQKGIDLPNVVCVDAMGLQLKEDNLHLTTEAQVKLGQMLADAYLTHFAPQQPSVASS is encoded by the exons ATGGCCTCAACCCTGGAAAATGAAGCTCCTTCCCCCCAAAGTATATTCATTCTATCTGGCCAAAGTAACATGGCTGGTCGTGGTGGAGTAGACAAGCATAAGCATTGGGATGGCGTCGTACCAAACGAGTGCTCTCCCGATGCTTCTAGAATCTTCCGTCTTAGCGCAGATCTCCACTGGGAGGTTGCACGTGAGCCGCTCCACCATGATATTGACGCCAAGAAGACTTGTGGTGTTGGACCTGGAATGTCATTTGCAAATGCGGTCAAGGACCGTGTAAAAGCTATTGGGTTAGTGCCATGTGCTGTAGGTGGAACTGCGATAAAAGAGTGGGCGCAGGGGGAGCATTTGTATGAGAATATGGTAAAGAGAGCAATAGCTTCAGTGCATCAAGGTTTAGAAATCAAGGCACTGCTTTGGTATCAAGGGGAGAGTGATACATTATCTCAGCATTGCGCTGAGACCTATAAGGCTAATATGGAGAAGTTAATACATAATGTTCGCGCTGATTTGCATCTGCCATCTCTGCCAATTATTCAG GTTGCAATTGCATCAGGAGATGAGAAGTACATTGAAAAGATTCGAGAAGCGCAAAAGGGGATTGACCTCCCAAATGTTGTATGTGTTGATGCCATGGGATTGCAGCTTAAGGAAGATAACCTCCATTTAACCACAGAGGCCCAAGTTAAATTAGGCCAAATGTTGGCCGATGCATACCTTACTCATTTTGCACCACAACAACCTTCTGTGGCTTCATCTTGA